The Coffea arabica cultivar ET-39 chromosome 1e, Coffea Arabica ET-39 HiFi, whole genome shotgun sequence genome has a window encoding:
- the LOC113704662 gene encoding probable hexosyltransferase MUCI70 isoform X1: MDFHKHSSEVLPERRVAVDKLQGQSDYSSRNTRRGRRFGRISGRRLLIWVFSLAVLFFIYLSVFGIHMLHVDSKGGPSSLSEVKGSFTHVIVREEQDKSAGDDVSKQPRKPHRARYFPCEVSFLDSVNYLIEPKDSANITQFSVHYVEREERPLHDASLKPRFGGHQTLRERKESFYARNQTMHCGFIKGPVGFQSTGFDLDEEDKKYMSSCSVAVSSCIFGSSDFLRRPTSKLISDYSKRNVCFVMFVDEQTLSKLSAEGNVPDDRGYIGLWKIVVVRNLPYKDMRKTGKVPKFLSHRLFPSSRYSIWLDSKLRLVADPMLIIEYFLWRTGSEYAISNHYTRHCVWEEVLQNKRLNKYNPTAIDEQFNYYRSDGLVKFDQSDPNIPLPSYVPEGSFIVRAHTPMSNLFSCLWFNEVDRFTSRDQLSFGYTYLKLKRMNPDRPFRLYMFKDCERRSLVKLFHHREL; encoded by the exons ATGGATTTTCATAAGCATAGCAGTGAAGTACTGCCAGAAAGAAGAGTTGCTGTTGATAAATTACAGGGTCAAAGTGACTACAGTTCGCGAAATACTCGCCGAGGGAGGAGGTTTGGTCGTATTTCTGGACGAAGGCTATTGATTTGGGTGTTTTCTCTTGCAGTGCTGTTTTTCATTTATCTGTCTGTTTTCGGCATCCACATGCTACATG TGGATTCGAAAGGGGGACCCTCGTCTTTGAGTGAAGTAAAAGGTTCTTTCACACATGTTATTGTCAGGGAAGAGCAAGATAAATCAGCTGGTGATGATGTCTCGAAGCAACCAAGGAAACCCCATAGGGCAC GGTATTTTCCTTGTGAGGTATCATTTTTAGATTCAGTTAATTATTTGATTGAGCCCAAGGACTCTGCGAACATCACCCAATTCTCAGTGCATTATGTTGAAAGAGAGGAGAGACCTTTACACGATGCATCATTAAAACCCAGATTTGGTGGTCATCAAACCCTTCGAGAGAGAAAGGAGTCTTTCTATGCTAGAAATCAGACAATGCATTGTGGTTTTATTAAGGGACCGGTAGGATTTCAAAGCACTGGATTTGATTTGGATGAGGAGGATAAAAAGTATATGAGTAGCTGTAGTGTAGCTGTTTCATCATGCATATTTGGAAGCTCCGATTTCTTGCGAAGGCCAACCAGCAAACTG ATCAGTGATTATTCCAAGAGAAATGTTTGTTTTGTCATGTTTGTTGATGAGCAAACTCTATCCAAACTCTCTGCAGAGGGAAATGTTCCAGATGACAGAGGATATATAGGATTGTGGAAAATTGTAGTTGTGAGAAACTTGCCATACAAGGATATGCGGAAAACTGGAAAGGTGCCAAAGTTTTTGTCACATCGCCTTTTCCCTTCATCTAG ATATTCCATATGGCTTGACAGCAAGTTGCGACTTGTGGCTGATCCTATGTTGATCATTGAATACTTTTTGTGGCGAACTGGTTCGGAATATGCAATATCCAATCACTATACTCGACACTGTGTATGGGAGGAGGTACTCCAAAATAAGCGTCTAAATAAGTACAATCCCACTGCAATTGATGAACAGTTCAATTACTATCGGTCCGATGGTCTAGTCAAGTTTGACCAATCAGATCCCAACATCCCTCTTCCAAGCT ATGTACCAGAAGGTTCTTTTATTGTAAGAGCCCATACACCAATGTCAAATTTATTCTCTTGCCTTTGGTTCAATGAAGTTGACCGCTTTACATCACGAGACCAATTAAGCTTTGGTTATACTTATTTGAAACTTAAGAGAATGAATCCAGATAGACCTTTCCGCTTATACATGTTTAAG GACTGTGAGCGCAGGTCACTGGTAAAGTTGTTTCACCATAGAGAACTCTAA
- the LOC113704662 gene encoding probable hexosyltransferase MUCI70 isoform X2, with translation MDFHKHSSEVLPERRVAVDKLQGQSDYSSRNTRRGRRFGRISGRRLLIWVFSLAVLFFIYLSVFGIHMLHVDSKGGPSSLSEVKGSFTHVIVREEQDKSAGDDVSKQPRKPHRARYFPCEVSFLDSVNYLIEPKDSANITQFSVHYVEREERPLHDASLKPRFGGHQTLRERKESFYARNQTMHCGFIKGPVGFQSTGFDLDEEDKKYMSSCSVAVSSCIFGSSDFLRRPTSKLISDYSKRNVCFVMFVDEQTLSKLSAEGNVPDDRGYIGLWKIVVVRNLPYKDMRKTGKVPKFLSHRLFPSSRYSIWLDSKLRLVADPMLIIEYFLWRTGSEYAISNHYTRHCVWEEVLQNKRLNKYNPTAIDEQFNYYRSDGLVKFDQSDPNIPLPS, from the exons ATGGATTTTCATAAGCATAGCAGTGAAGTACTGCCAGAAAGAAGAGTTGCTGTTGATAAATTACAGGGTCAAAGTGACTACAGTTCGCGAAATACTCGCCGAGGGAGGAGGTTTGGTCGTATTTCTGGACGAAGGCTATTGATTTGGGTGTTTTCTCTTGCAGTGCTGTTTTTCATTTATCTGTCTGTTTTCGGCATCCACATGCTACATG TGGATTCGAAAGGGGGACCCTCGTCTTTGAGTGAAGTAAAAGGTTCTTTCACACATGTTATTGTCAGGGAAGAGCAAGATAAATCAGCTGGTGATGATGTCTCGAAGCAACCAAGGAAACCCCATAGGGCAC GGTATTTTCCTTGTGAGGTATCATTTTTAGATTCAGTTAATTATTTGATTGAGCCCAAGGACTCTGCGAACATCACCCAATTCTCAGTGCATTATGTTGAAAGAGAGGAGAGACCTTTACACGATGCATCATTAAAACCCAGATTTGGTGGTCATCAAACCCTTCGAGAGAGAAAGGAGTCTTTCTATGCTAGAAATCAGACAATGCATTGTGGTTTTATTAAGGGACCGGTAGGATTTCAAAGCACTGGATTTGATTTGGATGAGGAGGATAAAAAGTATATGAGTAGCTGTAGTGTAGCTGTTTCATCATGCATATTTGGAAGCTCCGATTTCTTGCGAAGGCCAACCAGCAAACTG ATCAGTGATTATTCCAAGAGAAATGTTTGTTTTGTCATGTTTGTTGATGAGCAAACTCTATCCAAACTCTCTGCAGAGGGAAATGTTCCAGATGACAGAGGATATATAGGATTGTGGAAAATTGTAGTTGTGAGAAACTTGCCATACAAGGATATGCGGAAAACTGGAAAGGTGCCAAAGTTTTTGTCACATCGCCTTTTCCCTTCATCTAG ATATTCCATATGGCTTGACAGCAAGTTGCGACTTGTGGCTGATCCTATGTTGATCATTGAATACTTTTTGTGGCGAACTGGTTCGGAATATGCAATATCCAATCACTATACTCGACACTGTGTATGGGAGGAGGTACTCCAAAATAAGCGTCTAAATAAGTACAATCCCACTGCAATTGATGAACAGTTCAATTACTATCGGTCCGATGGTCTAGTCAAGTTTGACCAATCAGATCCCAACATCCCTCTTCCAAGCT GA